From one Caldithrix abyssi DSM 13497 genomic stretch:
- a CDS encoding glycoside hydrolase family 9 protein, translating to MGKVKQRALFFLLIITIVSSAQSTVFVNQVGYLPDHLKMAYTDHAAESFSLIDLTNNRAVFSGEVVLLKENDPSSGLDVYLLDFSGFQSTGRFKIRLNDGEESVPFEISDSVFSRVADRALKGLYYQRCGMTLEEAFAGVFNHGTCHSADAIGHSTCEHSGYLNVRGGWHDAGDYGKYVAPAAHALSYLLMLAEYFPSFLISDRLDIPESGNGIPDMLDEARYELQWLLTMQDANSGGVFFKVTTKNFVGYVMPHKSFDARYLYQISSTATADFAAIMARAYRVYKDYDSTFASQCLSAAQHAWSYLEAHPAIVPDGGFQNPADTKTGEYGDADDGDERLWAAAELFEATAATEFNDYFLNHYQDEEIIQGPAGWQYVKPLALITYLKSAQPTADENARNIIQNALDDYCRNQVAIADEDGFHVALEGWEYYWGSNSVALNKALILIFMFEETGKKEYFATALHQLNYILGCNAHNMTFVTGLGTNAPRHIHHSPSIADGVQEPVPGLMAGGPNKYLNDLVLQLHFNANTPPALCYVDDQESYASNEVAVYWNAPLIFVGAYFNQGRGPVSLDSQPGSRDLSLFLAQNFPNPFNNQTAIVFKLEERSPVTLEVFDMRGEKVRALLSDVRGPGYYRIIWDGKNGAGQVVASGLYLYRLKTDRRVIVKKIVFIR from the coding sequence ATGGGTAAAGTAAAACAGAGAGCGCTGTTTTTTTTATTGATTATCACCATTGTTTCGTCTGCGCAATCGACGGTTTTTGTAAACCAGGTGGGCTATTTGCCAGATCATTTAAAAATGGCCTATACCGATCATGCCGCCGAAAGTTTTTCGCTGATTGACTTAACCAATAACCGTGCGGTTTTTTCCGGGGAGGTTGTTTTATTAAAAGAAAATGATCCCTCCAGCGGTCTTGATGTTTACTTGCTCGATTTTTCCGGCTTTCAATCGACCGGGCGTTTTAAAATTCGGCTGAACGACGGGGAAGAATCGGTTCCGTTTGAAATTTCCGATAGCGTTTTCTCCAGAGTGGCAGACAGGGCGTTAAAGGGATTGTACTATCAACGGTGTGGCATGACTCTGGAAGAAGCCTTTGCCGGCGTTTTTAATCACGGGACCTGTCATTCGGCTGATGCCATTGGACATTCAACCTGCGAGCATTCCGGCTACCTGAACGTACGCGGCGGCTGGCACGATGCCGGCGATTACGGAAAATACGTGGCGCCGGCGGCCCATGCGCTTTCGTACCTGTTAATGCTTGCCGAATATTTTCCTTCTTTTCTGATCAGCGATCGGTTGGATATTCCTGAAAGTGGAAACGGCATTCCGGATATGCTCGATGAAGCGCGTTACGAACTGCAATGGCTTTTAACCATGCAGGATGCGAACTCGGGCGGCGTGTTCTTTAAAGTGACCACTAAAAATTTTGTCGGTTACGTCATGCCCCACAAAAGTTTTGACGCTCGTTATCTCTATCAAATTTCCAGTACGGCCACGGCCGATTTTGCCGCCATCATGGCGCGGGCCTATCGCGTTTACAAAGATTACGATTCTACCTTTGCCAGCCAATGCCTGAGCGCCGCCCAACACGCCTGGAGCTATCTGGAGGCGCATCCTGCGATTGTTCCGGACGGCGGTTTCCAAAATCCGGCCGATACTAAAACCGGCGAATACGGCGATGCAGACGATGGCGACGAACGGCTGTGGGCGGCGGCCGAATTGTTTGAAGCGACGGCCGCGACGGAATTCAACGATTATTTTTTGAACCACTATCAGGACGAAGAGATCATTCAAGGACCAGCAGGCTGGCAATATGTCAAACCGCTGGCCCTGATTACTTATCTCAAAAGCGCTCAACCAACAGCAGATGAAAACGCCAGAAATATCATCCAAAATGCGCTGGATGATTATTGCCGCAATCAGGTGGCCATTGCCGATGAAGACGGTTTTCATGTGGCTCTGGAGGGTTGGGAATACTACTGGGGTTCCAATTCGGTGGCGTTGAACAAAGCGCTTATTTTGATCTTCATGTTCGAGGAGACGGGAAAAAAAGAATATTTTGCCACGGCCCTGCACCAGTTGAATTACATCCTTGGTTGCAACGCCCACAATATGACCTTTGTGACCGGCCTTGGAACAAATGCGCCGCGCCACATTCATCACAGCCCTTCTATTGCCGATGGCGTGCAAGAACCCGTGCCGGGCTTGATGGCCGGCGGCCCCAATAAATATCTGAACGATCTCGTATTGCAATTGCATTTTAACGCCAACACGCCGCCTGCTTTGTGTTATGTGGATGATCAGGAAAGTTACGCCTCGAATGAAGTAGCTGTCTATTGGAACGCGCCGTTGATCTTTGTCGGCGCTTATTTCAATCAGGGCCGGGGGCCGGTTAGCCTGGACAGCCAACCCGGTAGTAGAGACCTTTCATTGTTTTTAGCGCAAAATTTCCCCAATCCCTTTAACAACCAGACCGCCATTGTTTTTAAGCTGGAAGAGAGGAGCCCTGTTACGCTGGAAGTGTTCGACATGCGGGGGGAAAAAGTGCGCGCCTTGCTTTCCGATGTGCGAGGGCCGGGATATTACCGAATCATCTGGGACGGTAAAAACGGAGCCGGGCAGGTTGTTGCCAGCGGTCTGTATCTCTACCGCTTAAAAACCGATCGTCGAGTGATCGTAAAAAAGATCGTTTTTATCAGGTAA
- a CDS encoding glycosyl hydrolase family 18 protein, giving the protein MSVKKLNIIILLIMLCAALTSASSFKLGGYYRSWAQYDYPPSRIPFDRLTHIFHAFAWPESDGRLAYDAAFLNPELLQKAHQVNVKVLLALGGAVNSGGFAAMAANDNARARFIENVAQFLQTHHYDGVDIDWEFPQSATDRLNLVKLVNELRQKLDTLSGDLLITMAVPVNDWYGRWFQFEVLKNMVDWFNAMTYDFHGSWTAHSGHNAPLYSPSPQVDACGSVDDGIRYLLNERGLPPEKILLGLAFYGREFNSHGLYQSATGGDVTYGYADIVALIGQGWNYRWDDVSKVPYLINSASAKLITYDDTLSIALKCRYALDNHLAGCMTWALGHDQLGDRQPLLQKASEILQIWTDLEESPENLLPAQLELHVQPNPLQAHVTFRLILRTKQRISLRLWDLNGRLVATIIHNKEFSEGEYSLRWQAAGLAAGAYIVELQNNFQTINQKLVLLK; this is encoded by the coding sequence ATGTCTGTAAAAAAACTAAATATAATCATTTTGCTGATCATGCTCTGCGCGGCACTCACTTCAGCAAGCTCTTTTAAACTGGGCGGATATTACCGCTCCTGGGCGCAGTACGATTATCCGCCCTCCCGAATTCCGTTCGATCGTTTGACCCATATTTTTCACGCCTTTGCCTGGCCAGAAAGCGACGGGCGATTGGCATACGACGCCGCTTTTTTAAATCCCGAATTGCTGCAAAAAGCGCATCAAGTCAACGTTAAAGTGTTGCTGGCTCTGGGCGGCGCCGTTAATTCCGGCGGCTTTGCGGCCATGGCGGCAAACGACAACGCACGAGCGCGTTTCATCGAAAATGTGGCGCAGTTTTTACAAACCCATCACTATGACGGCGTGGATATCGACTGGGAGTTTCCCCAATCCGCAACCGATCGCCTTAATCTGGTAAAACTGGTAAATGAATTGCGTCAAAAGCTGGACACGCTTTCCGGCGACTTGCTCATTACCATGGCCGTTCCCGTAAACGACTGGTACGGCCGCTGGTTTCAATTTGAAGTTTTAAAAAATATGGTGGACTGGTTCAACGCCATGACCTATGATTTCCATGGAAGCTGGACCGCTCATTCCGGCCACAATGCGCCGCTGTATTCGCCATCGCCTCAGGTGGATGCCTGCGGTTCGGTGGATGACGGCATCCGTTATTTGCTGAATGAACGCGGCCTTCCGCCCGAAAAAATTTTACTGGGTCTGGCGTTTTACGGTAGAGAGTTTAATAGCCATGGTTTGTACCAGTCCGCAACCGGCGGCGATGTCACCTACGGTTACGCCGATATTGTCGCCTTGATAGGGCAGGGGTGGAACTACCGGTGGGACGATGTTTCGAAAGTACCTTACTTAATCAATTCTGCCAGCGCTAAACTGATTACTTATGACGATACGCTATCTATTGCGCTCAAATGTAGATATGCCCTGGACAACCACCTGGCCGGCTGCATGACCTGGGCATTGGGGCATGATCAATTGGGCGATCGGCAACCGTTGCTGCAAAAAGCTTCGGAAATTCTACAGATTTGGACTGATCTTGAAGAATCGCCAGAAAACTTGTTGCCAGCGCAACTGGAATTGCACGTACAGCCCAATCCTTTACAAGCTCATGTTACTTTTAGATTGATTTTGAGAACAAAACAACGAATTAGCTTACGCCTGTGGGATTTAAATGGTCGGTTGGTGGCAACAATAATCCATAATAAAGAATTTAGCGAGGGAGAATATTCCCTGAGATGGCAGGCCGCGGGGCTGGCCGCCGGGGCGTACATCGTGGAATTGCAAAATAATTTTCAAACGATAAATCAGAAATTGGTGTTGCTAAAATGA
- a CDS encoding LacI family DNA-binding transcriptional regulator, producing MKKQRKITIADIAREAGVSAMTVSRYLNGKGPVAASTAERIKAIIERLQYNPNWLARSLSSKKSMIIGVTIPRIEHALLDNYIAQILSGVTDVALQNDYRIMLLPFNPEHGTDNEFSNWYHSKMFDGLILLKTMHRDPRIKSLAEQKIPFVLANHKYYAPDVHFIDVNNKLGIRLAVEYLVEKGRSRIAFVAGDLRETNARDRWNAFCKTMQEQNLTVNKEWVMHGQFNQEIAYRESEKLFRAKTIPDAVVCSDDYMALGVIRRIKERGLRIPDDVAVIGFDDIEIAAYIQPALTTVRQPIEKIGRLAAESLLKLLNGKADQPIRRLLSVQLIKRESA from the coding sequence ATGAAAAAACAACGAAAAATAACCATTGCGGATATTGCTCGTGAGGCAGGCGTTTCGGCCATGACCGTTTCGCGGTATTTGAATGGCAAAGGCCCGGTTGCCGCTTCAACGGCCGAGCGCATCAAAGCCATCATTGAACGGCTGCAATACAACCCCAACTGGCTGGCGCGTAGCCTGTCCAGTAAAAAAAGCATGATCATTGGCGTCACCATTCCGCGCATCGAGCATGCTTTACTGGATAATTACATCGCCCAGATTCTATCCGGCGTAACCGATGTAGCCTTACAAAACGATTATCGCATCATGCTGTTGCCGTTTAATCCCGAACACGGAACGGACAACGAATTTAGTAACTGGTACCATAGTAAAATGTTTGACGGACTGATTCTGTTAAAAACCATGCATCGTGATCCGCGTATTAAATCTCTGGCTGAACAAAAAATTCCTTTTGTGCTGGCCAACCACAAGTATTACGCGCCCGATGTCCACTTTATTGATGTTAACAACAAACTGGGCATCCGTCTGGCCGTCGAATATCTGGTGGAAAAAGGTCGTTCCCGAATCGCTTTTGTGGCCGGCGATCTGCGCGAAACCAACGCCCGCGATCGATGGAACGCATTTTGCAAAACCATGCAGGAGCAGAACTTAACCGTAAACAAAGAATGGGTCATGCACGGTCAGTTCAATCAGGAAATTGCCTACCGCGAATCGGAGAAGTTGTTTCGGGCCAAAACGATTCCCGATGCCGTCGTTTGTTCCGACGATTACATGGCCCTCGGTGTGATACGCAGGATAAAAGAAAGGGGCTTGCGCATTCCGGACGATGTGGCCGTCATTGGCTTTGACGACATCGAAATAGCGGCCTACATTCAGCCGGCTCTGACAACCGTGCGTCAGCCCATCGAAAAAATTGGTCGCCTGGCTGCGGAGTCGTTATTGAAATTGTTGAATGGTAAAGCAGACCAACCCATACGGCGTTTATTGAGCGTGCAATTAATCAAACGGGAATCGGCCTGA
- a CDS encoding T9SS type A sorting domain-containing protein has protein sequence MNKYRLILKILLVFVMGGGPVFAQRLIHFAGVDWWVKNGGPYGPGPNYWSDSAQNVWIDAQGRLHLAIRKVNDIWYCSEVYTVKPTTFGEHRFLVDGYIDRMDKNIVLGLFVYADDQAEIDIEYAKWGYQNKTDVGSYTVQPYSTPGNQYSFESPLDSSKNTHFFDWQPEYVLFGSMRGHYYGAPPSSNYYIAQWAYNGADNPSASRQLHTHINFWLNQGQAPQDLSILEVIITDVVQPLNTSALKGEEKLPLAVELRQNFPNPFNSWTTIEYAIIQATRVTLSVFNINGEKIKELVNRRQKPGVYQLRFDAQNLPSGMYFYQLKTEIFTERRKMLIIK, from the coding sequence TTGAACAAATACCGGTTGATTTTAAAGATTTTACTGGTGTTTGTGATGGGCGGCGGCCCCGTTTTCGCGCAACGCCTTATTCATTTTGCCGGGGTGGATTGGTGGGTCAAAAACGGCGGCCCCTATGGTCCCGGCCCTAATTACTGGTCCGACAGCGCGCAAAATGTGTGGATCGATGCGCAGGGGAGATTGCACCTGGCCATTCGAAAAGTAAATGATATCTGGTATTGTTCCGAAGTGTACACCGTCAAGCCTACCACCTTCGGAGAACACCGTTTTCTGGTTGATGGTTACATTGATCGCATGGATAAGAATATCGTGCTGGGCCTGTTTGTTTACGCCGACGATCAGGCGGAGATCGATATTGAATATGCCAAATGGGGCTATCAGAACAAAACGGATGTGGGGAGCTACACCGTACAGCCCTATTCCACGCCCGGCAATCAATATAGTTTTGAAAGCCCCTTAGATAGTTCGAAAAACACGCATTTTTTTGACTGGCAGCCCGAATACGTTCTGTTTGGCAGCATGCGCGGCCATTACTACGGCGCGCCGCCCTCGTCTAACTATTACATCGCTCAGTGGGCTTACAATGGCGCGGACAATCCTTCCGCTTCCCGGCAGCTACACACACACATCAATTTCTGGCTTAATCAGGGACAGGCGCCGCAAGACCTTTCCATACTTGAGGTTATTATTACAGACGTTGTACAACCTTTAAATACCAGCGCCCTGAAAGGTGAAGAAAAATTACCTCTTGCCGTGGAACTCCGGCAAAACTTCCCAAATCCCTTTAATTCCTGGACTACCATTGAATATGCTATCATTCAAGCGACCAGAGTTACCCTGAGCGTGTTCAATATTAACGGAGAAAAAATAAAAGAACTGGTCAACAGGCGGCAAAAGCCGGGCGTTTACCAGCTGCGATTTGACGCACAGAATTTGCCATCGGGAATGTATTTTTATCAACTAAAAACAGAAATCTTTACCGAAAGACGTAAGATGTTAATCATTAAATAA
- a CDS encoding T9SS type A sorting domain-containing protein, which produces MITYLRIVFLLIAVPLMLSAQYVINNFDTLPDSNYFSIYGNEGVNHTYLHLSLETTNVYEGAGALRVDWQNECYDMWGGWIGMTHTHPDSGQTYDFSPYTHLSIWYYNEVPQSKSGEVEFRIILNDAGPGTDEASGQYEIWISHHWILDNAPGWNQIEVKLEDVGMMSDQGFWNPGWGQAAEGNGILDLDKIKGWTLEFSQGNALYQQPDDTVSGVIILDDFKATGVAPMNLVFFNGKAVPSNVNMHTGWSGSVEVTQEDDAANQGTGCIKWNGGAAWDGVNFDLAQAKNLMNNWATDSLQLKIKAPAGTGDLTLVFWDTDEDTGKVDYAFQATFLLTESEMGYDGTWKSVKVALSDFNRFAGVWDNDLGQMVDGEFDSTRVAGFGIWSNGQDLSGTTIYLDDIWTGNPEFDFVPPAQVTGVAAATGDYYNLVYWTDVEGENGEVYNVYASEKPITDLSDPAVEVVATGIVEGEQNAVHELIFPLNDHPVTYYYAVECVDAAGNVGPAGISDAVTNTARGVPTIADHAPPNFAADGDFSEWENVMPWVLMPSQNNIAAGDFTGDDDLTATVWLAMDNDYLYVAADVADEVFSYDANLVNTWWTQDAFELFIGLWDQNGKPVHNSTPENSRGEEPDYKLIFLQDRYYNEYKNTYLGRGSDPELTPNDANYYFEEFGGRDWALEARIALDSIAFGNDQRFYPQRGMRIMFDLVFHDNDGSGWEGNLSWSPNNRDLAYLNQHEWTHTWIGDTTHTATAIEKDGGSVANSFSLKQNYPNPFNPLTTIEYSIPKTADVQLTVYNILGQKVAELVDQKQNAGFYRVTLNGHNLPSGVYFYELKAGSFEQVRKMLLVK; this is translated from the coding sequence ATGATTACGTATTTACGTATCGTTTTTTTACTGATTGCTGTGCCACTAATGCTCAGCGCTCAGTATGTCATCAACAATTTCGACACATTGCCGGATTCCAACTATTTTAGTATTTACGGCAATGAAGGCGTGAACCACACCTATCTCCATCTCTCTCTGGAAACGACAAACGTTTACGAAGGGGCTGGCGCCCTGCGCGTGGATTGGCAGAACGAATGTTACGATATGTGGGGCGGCTGGATAGGCATGACGCACACCCATCCGGATTCGGGGCAGACGTACGATTTTTCGCCATATACGCATTTATCCATATGGTATTATAATGAAGTTCCTCAGTCCAAGTCTGGTGAAGTTGAGTTCAGAATTATTTTGAATGATGCCGGGCCAGGTACGGACGAAGCTTCCGGACAATACGAGATCTGGATTTCGCATCACTGGATTTTAGACAATGCTCCGGGATGGAATCAAATTGAGGTTAAGCTGGAAGATGTGGGAATGATGAGCGACCAGGGATTCTGGAATCCCGGTTGGGGGCAGGCAGCAGAAGGAAATGGCATTCTTGATCTGGATAAGATTAAAGGATGGACGCTGGAGTTTTCTCAGGGCAATGCGTTGTATCAGCAACCGGATGATACCGTTTCCGGTGTGATTATTCTGGATGATTTTAAAGCGACGGGAGTGGCGCCGATGAATCTGGTGTTTTTTAATGGCAAAGCCGTGCCCTCAAATGTGAACATGCACACCGGTTGGAGCGGTTCTGTAGAAGTGACCCAGGAAGACGACGCAGCCAATCAGGGAACGGGCTGCATTAAATGGAATGGGGGCGCTGCCTGGGACGGCGTTAATTTTGATCTGGCGCAGGCCAAAAATTTGATGAACAACTGGGCAACCGATTCGCTGCAATTGAAAATCAAAGCGCCAGCCGGAACCGGCGACCTGACGCTGGTCTTCTGGGATACCGATGAAGACACAGGCAAGGTTGACTACGCCTTTCAGGCCACCTTTTTACTTACGGAAAGCGAGATGGGTTATGACGGCACCTGGAAATCGGTCAAAGTGGCTTTGAGCGATTTTAATCGTTTCGCCGGCGTCTGGGATAACGACCTGGGGCAGATGGTTGACGGCGAATTCGATTCCACCAGAGTGGCCGGTTTTGGCATCTGGAGTAATGGTCAGGATTTAAGCGGAACGACGATTTACCTGGATGATATCTGGACGGGCAATCCGGAATTTGACTTTGTGCCGCCGGCGCAAGTCACGGGCGTTGCCGCGGCGACCGGCGACTATTACAATCTGGTTTACTGGACGGACGTGGAAGGCGAAAACGGCGAAGTTTACAATGTGTACGCCAGCGAAAAACCGATTACCGATCTCAGCGATCCTGCTGTGGAGGTGGTGGCCACGGGGATTGTCGAAGGCGAACAAAATGCCGTACATGAGTTGATCTTTCCCTTAAACGATCATCCGGTAACCTATTACTACGCTGTGGAATGCGTTGACGCTGCCGGTAATGTAGGGCCGGCCGGCATCAGCGACGCCGTGACCAATACGGCCAGAGGCGTGCCGACCATTGCGGATCATGCGCCTCCCAATTTTGCCGCCGACGGCGATTTCTCAGAATGGGAGAATGTTATGCCCTGGGTGTTAATGCCTTCACAAAATAATATTGCGGCCGGCGATTTTACCGGTGATGACGATTTAACCGCTACCGTATGGCTGGCCATGGACAACGATTATTTATACGTGGCTGCCGATGTGGCTGATGAAGTCTTTTCTTATGACGCCAATCTGGTTAATACCTGGTGGACTCAGGATGCCTTTGAATTGTTTATCGGATTATGGGATCAAAACGGAAAACCGGTTCATAATTCCACGCCAGAAAATAGCCGTGGCGAGGAGCCCGATTATAAACTGATCTTCTTGCAAGATCGTTACTACAATGAATACAAAAATACGTACCTGGGGCGGGGAAGCGATCCTGAACTGACCCCGAACGATGCTAACTACTATTTTGAAGAATTTGGCGGAAGAGACTGGGCGCTGGAAGCCAGAATTGCGCTGGATTCTATTGCTTTTGGAAATGACCAGCGTTTTTATCCGCAACGCGGCATGCGCATCATGTTCGATCTCGTGTTTCATGATAATGATGGCAGTGGCTGGGAAGGTAATTTAAGCTGGTCGCCCAATAATCGTGATTTGGCCTATTTAAATCAGCATGAATGGACGCACACCTGGATCGGCGACACCACGCACACGGCAACCGCCATCGAAAAGGACGGCGGCTCTGTGGCCAATTCCTTCAGCTTAAAACAAAATTATCCCAATCCGTTCAATCCGCTTACGACCATCGAATATTCCATTCCCAAAACGGCAGACGTACAGTTAACGGTTTACAACATTCTGGGACAAAAGGTTGCAGAGCTGGTTGATCAAAAACAAAACGCCGGTTTTTATCGCGTAACGTTAAACGGCCACAACCTGCCCTCGGGCGTCTATTTTTATGAATTGAAAGCCGGTTCGTTTGAACAGGTGCGTAAAATGCTTCTTGTAAAATAA
- a CDS encoding TonB-dependent receptor, whose translation MNRFLHLISGLLLLSVSMMYAQTTGKIAGFVFDERTSEPLPGANIYLDGTSLGAASGLDGSFYIINVSPGKYNVVVEMVGYEKKIIKDVRVSVNRTTNLKITLKEAILEGEVIVVEADKMSIKKDQTSAVRTVSADQMEALPVENLNAVVGLQAGVVRGHFRGGRSNEVSYMIDGLQVNDAFGGEGRRVDVETESVQDVEIITGTFNAEYGRAMSGVVNAIIKDGTDDFHFSYTNYLANYVTNHDDIFIGLKESEITRNQDYKLQLSGPILKRKLHYFTNLRYQDNKNHLNGIRRFRVNDFSDFTSTNPEEWYSEHTGDNAYVPMNSSKTLSLLGKISYKMTDQIKLSLLYTGNRDEWKSYDHAFKYNPDGQASHHRQSDMFALLLNQAFSNSAFYELKLSSLDSYYGFYLFKDPTDSGYVYDAFLANINETGFYTGGQMKDHTENWQKETNIKFDFTWQATSHHSLKTGFLYTLYDLKNKWTPVRPDTTMSEEELGLFYYDETGHRVYYNYKPIVYPSNSVYSDIYHVKPIAFSAYIQDKMEYEDMVINAGIRFDYFDPNTTYPSNWRNPANQLNFYLKDEDGNLILDENGNPLLNPERMSTYPKADIKTQISPRLGLAYQLGKKAVLHFSYGHFFQMPPMYALYQNNSHQIPPSDYSTTLGNPQLKAQKTVQYEVGLWQEVVENMGLEVNLFYRDIYDLLSTKIVSTYNQIEYGLYTNKDYGNARGIELKFDFYRGPLQIFVNYTLQYTRGNADNPEQTFTRAGASMDPIPTLIPMSWDQRHTFNATVGYHKGNVGATLTGYYNSGTPYTWTPIVLNPVSRVNLFPNNDYMPSSYSVDFFSYYKFKLFKSIQAQIELSIYNLFDRLNPVWVYGSTGQPYTAVIQESDLSNHRSDFNDYEDRIKNPSAYSAPRMVKLGIGFTF comes from the coding sequence ATGAACAGATTTCTACACTTAATCTCAGGACTTTTACTGCTGAGTGTTTCAATGATGTATGCCCAGACAACCGGTAAAATTGCCGGGTTCGTTTTTGACGAGAGAACGTCTGAGCCTTTGCCTGGCGCCAATATTTATCTGGATGGTACGAGCCTGGGCGCTGCTTCGGGACTGGACGGCAGTTTTTACATCATTAATGTTTCTCCCGGCAAATATAATGTGGTAGTGGAAATGGTTGGCTACGAAAAAAAGATCATTAAAGATGTGCGCGTTTCCGTCAACCGCACCACCAACTTAAAAATCACTTTAAAAGAAGCGATCCTCGAAGGCGAAGTGATTGTGGTTGAAGCCGATAAGATGAGCATTAAAAAAGATCAGACCAGCGCCGTGCGCACGGTATCTGCCGATCAGATGGAAGCTCTGCCGGTCGAAAATTTAAATGCGGTCGTCGGCCTTCAGGCCGGGGTTGTGCGCGGACACTTCCGCGGCGGGCGTAGCAATGAAGTCTCGTACATGATCGACGGATTGCAGGTGAACGACGCTTTTGGCGGTGAAGGGCGGCGCGTGGATGTGGAAACCGAGTCCGTGCAAGATGTGGAAATCATTACCGGCACCTTTAACGCCGAGTACGGGCGGGCCATGAGCGGCGTGGTTAATGCCATCATTAAAGACGGAACGGATGATTTCCATTTTTCTTACACCAACTACCTGGCTAACTATGTGACCAATCACGACGACATCTTTATCGGATTAAAAGAGAGCGAAATCACCAGGAACCAGGACTATAAACTACAGCTCAGCGGGCCCATTCTCAAAAGAAAGCTCCACTATTTTACGAACCTCCGTTACCAGGACAACAAAAACCACCTGAACGGCATTCGTCGTTTTCGCGTCAACGATTTCAGTGATTTTACATCCACCAATCCTGAGGAATGGTATTCCGAACACACGGGCGATAATGCTTACGTGCCCATGAACAGTTCAAAAACTCTCTCTTTGCTTGGTAAAATCTCTTACAAAATGACCGATCAAATCAAACTCTCTTTACTGTACACTGGCAACCGGGACGAGTGGAAAAGTTATGATCATGCCTTTAAATACAATCCAGACGGCCAGGCCAGTCACCATCGTCAATCGGATATGTTTGCGCTACTTCTGAATCAGGCTTTTTCCAATAGCGCCTTTTACGAATTAAAACTTTCGTCATTGGATAGTTATTACGGATTCTATTTGTTTAAAGATCCTACCGATTCCGGCTATGTGTACGACGCCTTTTTAGCCAACATCAATGAAACGGGTTTTTACACTGGCGGCCAGATGAAAGATCACACAGAAAACTGGCAAAAAGAGACAAATATAAAATTTGACTTTACCTGGCAAGCCACCTCTCACCATTCGTTAAAGACCGGCTTTTTGTACACGCTGTACGATCTTAAAAATAAATGGACGCCTGTCCGACCCGACACCACTATGAGCGAAGAAGAGCTGGGACTTTTTTACTACGATGAAACCGGTCATCGCGTGTACTACAACTATAAACCGATCGTTTATCCGTCCAACTCCGTTTATTCCGATATCTACCATGTAAAACCGATCGCCTTTTCAGCCTACATTCAGGACAAGATGGAATACGAAGACATGGTCATTAACGCCGGCATTCGTTTCGATTATTTTGATCCAAATACCACCTATCCTTCCAACTGGCGTAATCCGGCCAATCAATTAAATTTTTATTTAAAAGATGAAGACGGCAATTTGATTCTGGATGAAAACGGCAATCCCCTCTTGAATCCCGAGCGCATGTCAACCTATCCAAAGGCAGATATCAAAACGCAAATCAGTCCGCGCCTGGGGCTGGCTTATCAGCTTGGCAAAAAGGCCGTTCTCCACTTTAGTTACGGACACTTTTTTCAGATGCCGCCCATGTACGCTTTGTATCAGAACAATTCGCATCAGATTCCACCCAGCGATTATTCTACAACCCTGGGCAATCCGCAATTAAAAGCCCAGAAAACCGTACAATATGAGGTGGGGTTGTGGCAAGAAGTGGTCGAAAACATGGGGCTGGAAGTTAACCTCTTTTATCGCGATATTTACGACCTGTTGAGCACCAAAATAGTTTCCACTTATAATCAAATCGAATATGGTTTGTACACCAACAAAGATTACGGCAATGCGCGCGGCATTGAATTAAAGTTTGATTTCTACCGCGGTCCGTTGCAGATTTTCGTCAATTACACGTTGCAATACACGCGCGGCAATGCGGATAATCCTGAACAAACCTTTACGCGGGCCGGCGCCAGTATGGATCCCATCCCCACGCTCATTCCCATGAGCTGGGATCAACGGCACACGTTCAATGCCACGGTGGGCTATCACAAGGGCAATGTGGGCGCCACCTTAACCGGCTATTACAATTCCGGCACGCCTTACACCTGGACGCCCATTGTACTTAATCCCGTCTCCCGCGTAAATCTGTTTCCCAACAACGATTACATGCCCAGTTCTTATTCGGTCGATTTCTTTTCTTATTACAAATTCAAACTATTCAAGTCGATTCAGGCTCAAATCGAACTTTCAATCTACAATCTGTTTGATCGTCTTAATCCGGTTTGGGTTTATGGCTCTACCGGACAGCCATACACAGCCGTTATTCAGGAATCCGATCTTTCTAATCATCGCAGCGATTTTAATGATTATGAAGATCGAATTAAAAATCCATCGGCTTACTCAGCGCCGCGTATGGTTAAATTAGGTATTGGTTTTACATTTTAA